The window TCTGAGAGAGCGGCGCGTCGCTCTCCAGTACCTTCGCCACGAGCTTCGCGCTCGGCGGGAGCTCGCGGAGCTGTTCGCGGAACTCCGGTTCCGCGAAGGCGGACGGCTTCGCTTCCTCGCTCGTCGTGCTCATACGAGGCGGTGCCCGGCCACCGGTGGTAAAACTTGGCTATATGGAGGACCATACAATAGGGATTCTCAAGTCTGTATAATGTGACCTTATATTCCGCGTTTGGTGACTGTTTCTTCAGTCTGGCGTCCCATCCGTCGGTATGGCGTCCATCCCCGAGGAGTTCCACGACCTGTTCGAGAAGGAGACGTTCGCTCACGTCGCGGCGCTGCCGCCGGACGGTACGCCCCACGTGACGCCGGTGTGGGTCGACTACGACGACGAGACCGGCCACGTGCTGATCAACACCGTCCGCGGCCGCGCGAAGGAGCGGTTCTTCTCGGAGGATCCGCGTGTCGGACTCAGCATGACCGATCCGGACGACCCCTACCGGTTCCTCTCGGTGCGGGGCGAGGTCGCCGAGATGTACGAGGACGGGGCCGAGGAGCACATCGACGAACTGGCCCGGCGCTATCTCGACGTCGACGAGTACCCCAACGAGGACGAGAACGCGCGCGTCATCGTGGCCATCGATCCGGAGCACGTGGCCACGTCGTGAGGATGGCCCCGTCGCCACCACCCGGTCCCGGACCCTGATTTCTGCCGGGGAAAGCAGTATCATTTTAATCCCCGGGTTTCCAACAGTTGGAGCGTGAAAGGGCAGGAGTGGTACCAGGCCGACGACGTCGCCCAGGAGTACGAGGCGAAGCGGTTCTCCCGGGGCGGACAGCTGATCGATCGCCGGGAGAAGGAGGCGGTCCTCGACGCAATCGGCCCCGTCGACGGGAAGTCGGTGCTCGAGGTCGCCTGCGGGACCGGCCGGTTCACCGTCATGCTCGCCGACCGCGGCGCGGACGTCGTCGGGCTGGACATCTCGGGGCCGATGCTCCATCAGGGCCGCGAGAAGGCCCGCTCGGCGGATCTGGCGGGTAGCGTCGAGTTCATGCGCGGCGACGCCGCACGCCTGCCGTTCCCCGACGATCACTTCGACGCCGTGGTCGCGATGCGATTCTTCCACCTCGCGGACACGCCCGCGGCCTTCCTGGCGGAGATGCGCCGCGTCTCGAAGGAGCAGGTCTTCTTCGACACCTTCAATCGCTTCTCGACGCGCTCGCTGTACAACTGGGCGCTCCCGATGGGGTCGCGGCTGTACTCCCGCTGGGAGGTCGACCGCCTGCTCGACGGGGCCGACCTGGAACTGGCCGGCGACGAGCACGACTTCGTCCTGCCCTACGGCTTCTACCGGAAGATCCCGGGCAGCCTGGCCGCCGGGTTCCGGTCGATCGACACCGCCATCGGTGCCAGCCCCGTCGGCGACTCGCTGGCGTCCGTCTCCTACTGGGACGCGCGGGTCTGATCGCCGTCGGCGGGTACGCTCGGATTTCGGCGATACAGTGCACGAGCTTTATACTACTCCGGACGATTACAGGGGGACATGGAACTGTCCGTGGTCGTCCCGACGCTGAACGGTCGGGAGGAGCTGGCGCGCTGTCTCGACGCGCTCGCCGACCACGTCCCCGACGCCGAGACGGTCGTGGTCAACGGGCCG of the Halomicrobium salinisoli genome contains:
- a CDS encoding class I SAM-dependent methyltransferase; the encoded protein is MKGQEWYQADDVAQEYEAKRFSRGGQLIDRREKEAVLDAIGPVDGKSVLEVACGTGRFTVMLADRGADVVGLDISGPMLHQGREKARSADLAGSVEFMRGDAARLPFPDDHFDAVVAMRFFHLADTPAAFLAEMRRVSKEQVFFDTFNRFSTRSLYNWALPMGSRLYSRWEVDRLLDGADLELAGDEHDFVLPYGFYRKIPGSLAAGFRSIDTAIGASPVGDSLASVSYWDARV
- a CDS encoding PPOX class F420-dependent oxidoreductase translates to MASIPEEFHDLFEKETFAHVAALPPDGTPHVTPVWVDYDDETGHVLINTVRGRAKERFFSEDPRVGLSMTDPDDPYRFLSVRGEVAEMYEDGAEEHIDELARRYLDVDEYPNEDENARVIVAIDPEHVATS